The following are from one region of the Paenibacillus bovis genome:
- the pssA gene encoding CDP-diacylglycerol--serine O-phosphatidyltransferase produces the protein MITKSIPNLCTLFNLGLGMVAILLSLNDNYSLAAIMVIVAMLMDGLDGRMARALNAQSELGKELDSLSDLVSFGVAPIIIMYGIAFHDINPVLAVVASLIFPMCGAMRLARFNVKAGVPGYFTGLPIPAAGGVLATLSLFHNEVSTPYMVISTLILSYLMVSRVKYPNFKKVGVPRKALWLAPFVIIVAVVIAIMFPDQVSKLIFVPLALYALYGFQQNIRQLTRRRKHQDEDNSSKESLR, from the coding sequence ATGATAACAAAATCAATTCCAAACCTGTGTACGCTGTTTAACCTGGGACTTGGAATGGTGGCTATTTTACTGTCGTTGAATGATAACTATAGTCTGGCAGCGATCATGGTAATTGTAGCAATGTTAATGGACGGGCTGGATGGTCGTATGGCCAGAGCACTGAATGCCCAGAGTGAACTTGGCAAAGAGCTGGATTCGCTGTCTGATCTGGTATCGTTCGGTGTAGCACCTATTATTATCATGTACGGTATTGCCTTTCATGATATCAACCCGGTGCTCGCAGTCGTGGCTTCGCTAATTTTCCCGATGTGCGGCGCAATGCGTCTGGCACGTTTCAATGTAAAAGCAGGAGTACCCGGTTACTTCACCGGTCTGCCAATTCCGGCAGCAGGCGGCGTACTGGCAACTTTATCCTTATTTCATAACGAAGTCTCTACACCGTATATGGTGATCAGCACATTAATATTGTCTTACCTGATGGTAAGCCGTGTGAAATATCCCAACTTCAAAAAAGTAGGTGTTCCGCGCAAAGCATTATGGCTGGCTCCATTCGTTATTATCGTAGCGGTTGTGATTGCTATTATGTTCCCGGATCAAGTATCCAAACTGATTTTTGTGCCACTGGCACTGTATGCATTGTATGGTTTCCAACAAAATATACGCCAGCTGACCCGACGTCGTAAGCATCAGGACGAAGACAACTCTTCCAAAGAATCCCTTCGTTAA
- the ispD gene encoding 2-C-methyl-D-erythritol 4-phosphate cytidylyltransferase, translating to MANKAGVIVVAAGKGSRMGTTESKQYLKLQDKPIIIHTLEVFERSSIVGEIVMVTGAEDVERCRDWVKQYGLTKVVHVAAGGRDRQESVLNGLQHLTTEWVMVHDGVRPFVTQDHIQQCYDTAVEAGASVLAVPVKDTIKQVNPNRQIIGTPDRSSLWAIQTPQTFRRSDLLDAHQHAEQQDFRGTDDAMLVERLGITVAVVEGSYTNIKITTPDDLDYAAYLLERKGESHI from the coding sequence ATGGCGAATAAGGCGGGTGTAATCGTCGTAGCTGCAGGCAAAGGTTCACGCATGGGCACGACAGAGAGCAAGCAGTATCTGAAACTTCAGGATAAGCCGATCATCATACATACGCTGGAGGTTTTTGAACGTTCATCTATTGTGGGTGAGATCGTTATGGTTACGGGAGCAGAGGATGTTGAACGCTGCAGAGACTGGGTCAAACAATACGGTTTGACCAAAGTGGTTCATGTAGCAGCTGGCGGTCGTGATCGTCAGGAATCGGTTTTGAACGGTCTGCAGCATCTGACTACCGAATGGGTGATGGTGCATGACGGAGTCCGTCCTTTTGTGACCCAAGATCATATCCAGCAGTGTTATGATACGGCAGTAGAAGCCGGTGCATCTGTACTGGCTGTCCCGGTCAAGGATACGATCAAGCAGGTCAATCCAAACAGACAGATTATCGGAACGCCGGATCGCAGCAGTCTATGGGCGATCCAGACGCCGCAGACGTTTCGGCGCAGCGATCTGCTGGATGCTCATCAGCACGCCGAGCAACAGGACTTCCGCGGCACCGATGATGCCATGCTGGTAGAGCGTCTGGGAATAACGGTAGCTGTTGTAGAAGGCAGCTATACAAATATAAAGATCACTACACCGGATGATCTGGATTATGCTGCTTACTTACTGGAACGCAAAGGAGAGAGTCATATATGA
- the disA gene encoding DNA integrity scanning diadenylate cyclase DisA: MKEISQAEKINRLLKMVAPGTAFRDGLENVLRAKTGGLIVVGSTPQLMEVVDGGFSIDCEFSPNYLYELAKMDGAIILSGDLKRILYANTQLIPDSSISSIETGIRHRTAERVAKQTGELVISISQRRNIITLYKGNLRYALKEIGVILTKANQAIQTLERYQAVLSQALTNLTASEFEQMVTISEVAGVIQRVEMVLRIQTEISRYITELGAEGRLISMQMEEMVGNTEEEFRLLLKDYGRDCSEDKLNEIVNNLKRITDNELMDITQIVKMLGYPVAIAQSEEVVHARGYRVLNKIPRLPNVIIHNLVERFEALHQVIGASIEELDEVDGIGEVRARTIRAGLERIQEQVFIDRQI; the protein is encoded by the coding sequence ATGAAGGAAATCAGTCAAGCAGAGAAAATCAATCGCCTGCTGAAAATGGTAGCGCCAGGTACGGCATTCCGGGATGGACTCGAAAACGTATTACGGGCCAAAACGGGTGGACTTATTGTGGTCGGCTCAACGCCCCAGTTAATGGAAGTGGTAGATGGCGGCTTTTCCATCGATTGCGAATTTTCTCCCAACTATTTGTATGAGTTGGCCAAAATGGATGGCGCTATTATTCTAAGTGGCGATCTGAAGCGGATTCTCTATGCGAATACGCAGCTGATCCCGGATTCTTCCATCTCCTCGATTGAGACGGGAATTCGTCACCGTACAGCAGAGCGGGTAGCCAAGCAGACCGGAGAGCTGGTTATTTCGATCTCGCAGCGCCGTAATATTATTACGCTCTACAAGGGCAATTTGCGTTATGCGCTCAAAGAGATCGGTGTAATCCTGACCAAAGCCAATCAGGCGATCCAGACCCTGGAACGCTATCAGGCGGTATTGAGTCAGGCGCTGACCAACCTGACTGCTTCGGAATTTGAACAGATGGTTACCATTTCCGAAGTCGCCGGCGTAATCCAGCGTGTAGAGATGGTGCTGCGCATCCAGACCGAGATTAGCCGCTATATTACGGAACTCGGTGCAGAAGGCCGACTCATTTCTATGCAGATGGAAGAAATGGTCGGCAATACGGAAGAGGAATTCCGGCTGCTGCTCAAAGACTATGGACGCGATTGCAGTGAAGACAAACTGAATGAAATTGTAAATAACCTTAAGCGGATTACCGATAATGAACTCATGGATATCACGCAGATTGTCAAAATGCTGGGTTACCCTGTAGCGATTGCCCAGTCGGAAGAAGTGGTGCATGCCCGCGGATATCGTGTACTGAACAAAATCCCGAGACTGCCGAATGTGATTATCCACAATTTGGTCGAGCGTTTTGAAGCCCTGCATCAGGTAATCGGGGCAAGTATCGAAGAGCTGGATGAAGTGGATGGCATTGGAGAAGTACGGGCAAGAACGATTCGTGCCGGTCTGGAGCGCATCCAGGAACAAGTATTTATTGACAGACAAATCTAA
- the cysE gene encoding serine O-acetyltransferase: protein MLKNMRSDIRAVFDNDPAARSWFEVIFTYSGLHAIWAHRLAHWFYCKRWFTIARVISQASRFMTGIEIHPGATIGNRLFIDHGMGVVIGETCEIGDDVVIYQGVTLGGTGKEKGKRHPTIGNNVVIGSGAKVLGSFTVGSNSNIGSNSVVLREVPPNSTVVGIPGKIVIQDGKKADRLSHQMPDPVAARLAELQLEIEQLKKQLELENGIKPNSSRHSS from the coding sequence ATGCTGAAAAATATGAGGTCCGATATTCGCGCTGTGTTCGATAATGATCCGGCAGCGCGCAGCTGGTTTGAAGTCATATTCACCTATTCGGGATTGCATGCGATCTGGGCTCACCGTCTGGCCCACTGGTTTTACTGTAAACGATGGTTTACTATCGCGCGCGTCATTTCCCAGGCAAGCCGCTTTATGACAGGTATAGAGATTCATCCTGGAGCCACAATCGGCAACCGTCTGTTTATCGATCACGGCATGGGGGTCGTGATTGGCGAGACCTGCGAGATTGGAGACGATGTGGTCATTTATCAGGGGGTCACACTTGGAGGGACAGGCAAGGAAAAAGGCAAGCGTCATCCGACAATTGGCAATAACGTTGTGATTGGCTCGGGTGCCAAAGTGCTTGGTTCCTTTACAGTGGGCTCCAATTCCAATATCGGTTCCAACTCGGTCGTGCTGCGGGAAGTGCCGCCCAACAGTACAGTAGTAGGCATCCCCGGTAAAATTGTTATTCAGGATGGCAAAAAGGCCGATCGGCTCAGTCACCAGATGCCCGATCCGGTAGCCGCCCGACTCGCTGAGCTGCAGCTGGAGATCGAGCAGCTCAAAAAGCAGCTGGAGCTGGAAAATGGAATCAAGCCGAATAGCAGCAGACATTCTTCGTAA
- the ispF gene encoding 2-C-methyl-D-erythritol 2,4-cyclodiphosphate synthase — protein sequence MIRIGQGFDVHQLVEGRPCIIGGVTIPYEKGLLGHSDADVLLHTITDAILGALAMGDIGKHFPDTDPEFKDADSLKLMLHIWKMIRERGYRLGNVDATIIAQKPKMAPYIPQMVEVIAKALDAEIDQVNVKATTTEQLGFTGRGEGIAAQAVVCLIKE from the coding sequence ATGATTCGCATAGGTCAGGGATTTGATGTACACCAACTGGTAGAGGGAAGGCCGTGTATTATCGGCGGCGTAACGATTCCCTACGAAAAAGGACTGCTCGGTCATTCGGATGCGGATGTACTGCTGCATACGATCACTGATGCGATCCTGGGCGCACTCGCCATGGGAGATATCGGCAAGCATTTTCCCGATACCGATCCCGAATTCAAGGATGCAGACAGCCTCAAGCTAATGCTGCATATCTGGAAAATGATCCGTGAACGCGGCTATCGCCTGGGTAATGTAGATGCAACGATCATTGCCCAGAAGCCTAAAATGGCACCTTATATTCCGCAGATGGTAGAGGTTATTGCCAAAGCCCTGGATGCGGAGATTGACCAGGTTAATGTCAAGGCGACAACAACCGAACAGCTGGGCTTCACCGGTCGCGGTGAAGGGATCGCTGCACAGGCTGTTGTATGCCTGATCAAAGAGTAA
- the cysS gene encoding cysteine--tRNA ligase encodes MSLQIYNTMTRMKEQFVSLTPGEVKMYVCGPTVYDYIHIGNARPMIFFDVVRSYLENQQYKVDYVVNFTDVDDKLIRKAEELDTTVIEVAERFIAAYFEDLEGLGIRRATIHPRVTENMDIIVQFIDKLVELGYAYPKEGDVYFRTRKFASYGKLSHQKLDELQFGIRIEVDKRKENPEDFVLWKAAKPGEIFWESPWGQGRPGWHIECSAMARHYLGDTLDIHGGGQDLQFPHHECECAQSESVTGKPLSNYWMHNGFIRIDDEKMSKSLGNGILVKDLRKNHKPAAIRYLMLSTHYRNPLNYTDDTMTQAENSIERIANAVSNVKHRLSASDTSSPADTELVGRIEAIRSLFHEKMQDDFNTPDAITAVFEWVNEANLLLQREVVQQASLQALLQVFDEMNEVLRLYWEEEQLLDEEVEQLIAERIEARSSKNWARADEIRDLLSAQGIMLEDTPQGMRWRRK; translated from the coding sequence ATGTCACTACAAATCTATAACACAATGACTCGCATGAAAGAACAGTTTGTCAGTCTGACACCGGGTGAAGTGAAAATGTATGTGTGCGGACCTACCGTATACGACTATATCCATATTGGTAATGCCCGTCCGATGATCTTTTTTGATGTGGTACGCAGCTACTTGGAGAATCAGCAGTATAAAGTCGATTATGTTGTCAATTTCACTGATGTGGATGACAAGCTGATTCGCAAAGCGGAAGAACTGGATACAACCGTTATTGAAGTAGCAGAGCGTTTTATCGCAGCTTATTTTGAAGATCTGGAAGGTCTCGGCATTCGCCGTGCGACGATTCATCCACGAGTAACCGAGAATATGGATATCATTGTCCAGTTTATCGATAAGCTGGTCGAACTCGGTTATGCTTATCCAAAAGAAGGCGATGTTTACTTCCGTACCCGCAAATTTGCTTCCTATGGCAAGCTGTCTCACCAGAAGCTGGATGAGCTGCAGTTTGGTATCCGGATCGAAGTCGACAAGCGCAAAGAAAATCCGGAAGACTTTGTACTCTGGAAAGCTGCCAAACCGGGTGAGATTTTCTGGGAAAGTCCATGGGGACAAGGACGTCCAGGCTGGCATATCGAATGCTCTGCCATGGCACGCCACTATCTGGGAGATACGCTGGATATTCACGGCGGTGGACAGGATCTGCAGTTCCCGCACCATGAGTGCGAATGCGCGCAATCGGAATCGGTAACCGGCAAGCCATTGTCCAACTATTGGATGCATAACGGCTTTATCCGTATCGACGATGAGAAAATGTCCAAGTCTCTCGGTAACGGGATTCTGGTCAAGGATCTGCGTAAAAATCACAAGCCGGCAGCTATTCGTTATCTGATGCTGTCGACACACTACCGCAATCCGCTTAACTATACAGACGATACGATGACACAGGCCGAGAACAGTATTGAACGTATTGCCAATGCTGTCAGCAATGTAAAACACCGTCTGTCCGCATCCGATACTTCTTCTCCGGCAGATACAGAGCTGGTTGGCCGTATAGAAGCGATCCGCAGTCTGTTCCACGAGAAAATGCAGGATGATTTCAATACACCGGATGCGATCACTGCGGTTTTCGAATGGGTGAATGAAGCGAACCTGCTGCTTCAGCGTGAAGTGGTACAACAAGCTTCCCTGCAAGCTCTATTGCAAGTATTTGACGAAATGAACGAAGTACTGCGTCTGTACTGGGAAGAAGAGCAGCTTCTGGATGAAGAAGTCGAGCAGCTGATCGCAGAACGTATCGAAGCGCGCAGTAGTAAAAACTGGGCAAGAGCTGATGAAATCCGCGATCTGCTGTCTGCACAGGGTATTATGCTGGAAGACACGCCTCAGGGCATGAGATGGCGTCGTAAATGA
- a CDS encoding PIN/TRAM domain-containing protein, with product MLEQWREWGNGLLQGGQFTGKMAVDGIMMLIIAFLLIWFCRNLMMRLPQSRRSKAEPLSVIQLIIIAAGLLAGWVAGAVGALIFSWWGQGYEIIRSLFMLAFGYAGLRLSYEYAIEMTSWTNRKMDSDSAAVGSVERLVEQSPTNTISPKIMDTNIIIDGRIEHIIQAGFLEGQLLVPDFVLHELQLLADAADLLRRERGKRGLDMLNRLRQLEQLDILYTNLPEAMSADDKLVQLARNHNAVLLTNDTNLQKISELHQIRVLNVNHLASMLKQQLIAGQLLVVSVTKAGKEQGQGVAYLDDGTMIVVEQGREHMGRAIEVIVTSALQTANGKMVFAKPYISN from the coding sequence ATGCTGGAGCAATGGAGAGAATGGGGTAATGGACTGCTGCAGGGTGGACAGTTCACAGGGAAAATGGCAGTCGACGGAATTATGATGCTGATTATCGCTTTTCTGCTGATATGGTTTTGCCGCAATCTGATGATGCGTCTGCCACAGAGCCGCAGAAGCAAAGCAGAACCGCTATCGGTAATACAGCTGATCATTATCGCCGCAGGATTGTTGGCGGGATGGGTAGCAGGAGCGGTAGGTGCGCTTATCTTCTCTTGGTGGGGGCAAGGATATGAAATTATAAGATCACTGTTCATGCTGGCTTTTGGCTATGCAGGACTGCGGCTGAGTTATGAATATGCCATAGAAATGACAAGCTGGACAAATAGAAAAATGGATTCCGACTCTGCAGCCGTGGGATCTGTAGAACGATTGGTCGAACAGTCCCCCACTAATACCATCTCTCCCAAAATAATGGATACCAATATTATTATTGATGGAAGAATCGAGCATATTATCCAGGCAGGCTTTTTGGAAGGGCAGCTGCTGGTTCCGGACTTTGTACTGCATGAACTGCAGCTGCTGGCAGATGCTGCCGATCTGCTGCGTCGTGAGCGGGGAAAACGTGGGCTGGATATGTTGAATCGACTGCGTCAGCTGGAACAGCTGGACATTTTGTATACCAACCTTCCCGAAGCGATGAGTGCCGATGACAAGCTGGTTCAGCTGGCAAGAAACCACAATGCGGTACTGCTAACCAATGATACCAATTTGCAAAAAATTAGTGAGCTGCATCAAATACGTGTCTTGAATGTCAATCATCTCGCGTCCATGTTGAAACAGCAGCTTATTGCCGGACAGCTGCTTGTTGTCTCGGTTACCAAAGCTGGCAAGGAACAAGGTCAGGGAGTAGCTTATCTGGATGATGGGACTATGATTGTAGTCGAGCAGGGGCGCGAACATATGGGGCGGGCGATTGAAGTGATCGTAACCAGTGCCCTGCAGACTGCCAATGGCAAAATGGTATTTGCCAAACCCTATATATCTAATTAA
- the gltX gene encoding glutamate--tRNA ligase, giving the protein MSNEVRVRYAPSPTGHLHIGNARTALFNYLFARSQGGKFVIRIEDTDVKRNVAGGEENQLSYLKWLGIDWDESIDIGGEYGPYRQTERLDIYREHWQDLLDRGLAYKCYCTEEELEQEREEQIAKGETPRYSGKHRDLTPEQCAAFEAEGRVPSIRFRVPENKTYTFNDIVKGEISFTTEDTGDFVIVKKDGIPTYNFAVVLDDYLMKISHVLRGEDHVSNTPRQLMIYEALGWEPPQFGHMTLIVNENHKKLSKRDESIIQFIEQYDQLGYLPEALFNFIVLLGWSPEGEEEIFSREELIKIFDAKRLSKSPAVFDTNKLAHLNNMYIKKADTDRIAAMAIPHLQKAGRLPAELSEEQQQWAHDLVALYQEQMVSASDIVELSEMFFRTHVELGQEEQQILGEEHVKTVLEALLNKIRSSEEFSPSHAAAMIKEVQKETGYKGKQLFMPIRVALTGEMHGRDLNHTVYLLGRDRVIERLASQIKGS; this is encoded by the coding sequence ATGTCTAATGAAGTTCGCGTACGATATGCACCAAGTCCTACAGGACATCTGCATATCGGTAATGCCCGTACCGCATTGTTTAATTATCTGTTTGCCCGCAGTCAGGGTGGCAAATTCGTGATCCGCATCGAGGATACCGATGTAAAGCGCAATGTAGCCGGTGGTGAAGAAAATCAGCTATCCTACCTGAAATGGCTGGGTATCGACTGGGATGAAAGTATCGATATTGGTGGTGAATACGGACCGTATCGCCAGACCGAGCGTCTGGATATCTACCGTGAACACTGGCAGGATCTGCTGGATCGCGGTCTGGCCTACAAATGCTACTGCACCGAGGAAGAGCTGGAGCAGGAACGTGAAGAGCAGATTGCCAAAGGCGAAACTCCGCGTTATTCCGGCAAGCATCGTGATCTGACACCTGAGCAGTGTGCTGCTTTTGAAGCGGAAGGCCGTGTGCCGAGCATCCGTTTCCGTGTACCGGAGAACAAAACCTATACATTCAATGATATTGTCAAAGGCGAGATCTCGTTTACTACCGAAGATACCGGTGACTTTGTTATTGTCAAAAAAGACGGTATTCCAACGTACAACTTCGCAGTTGTACTGGACGACTATCTTATGAAAATCTCCCATGTTCTGCGCGGGGAAGATCATGTCTCCAATACGCCTCGTCAGCTGATGATCTACGAAGCACTGGGCTGGGAGCCGCCGCAATTCGGTCATATGACGCTAATCGTTAACGAAAATCACAAAAAGCTCAGCAAACGCGACGAGTCGATTATCCAGTTTATCGAGCAGTATGATCAGCTGGGTTATCTGCCGGAAGCGCTGTTCAACTTTATCGTGCTGCTGGGCTGGTCACCGGAAGGAGAAGAAGAAATTTTCTCCCGTGAAGAACTGATCAAGATCTTCGATGCCAAGCGTCTATCCAAGAGCCCGGCGGTATTCGATACCAACAAGCTGGCGCATTTGAACAACATGTATATCAAAAAAGCCGATACCGACCGTATCGCAGCAATGGCGATTCCTCATCTGCAAAAAGCAGGACGCCTGCCGGCAGAACTGAGCGAAGAACAGCAGCAGTGGGCACATGATCTGGTTGCCCTGTATCAGGAGCAAATGGTATCGGCTTCCGATATTGTGGAGTTGTCCGAAATGTTCTTCCGTACCCATGTAGAGCTTGGCCAGGAAGAACAGCAAATCCTGGGTGAAGAGCATGTCAAAACGGTTCTGGAAGCATTGCTGAACAAAATCCGTTCTTCCGAAGAATTCAGTCCTTCTCATGCAGCTGCAATGATCAAAGAAGTTCAAAAAGAAACCGGATATAAAGGAAAACAGCTGTTTATGCCGATCCGTGTAGCACTGACAGGCGAAATGCATGGACGCGATCTTAACCATACGGTATATCTGCTTGGTCGTGATCGTGTGATTGAACGTTTGGCTTCCCAGATCAAAGGGTCCTGA
- the radA gene encoding DNA repair protein RadA, which produces MAKVKTKFFCTDCGYESPKWYGKCPGCQAWNTMVEEKESTAVKTQGMNSSLFQTKQKPQAITEIEAGKEPRIQTGIQELNRVLGGGVVPGSLVLVGGDPGIGKSTLLLQTSHALTQAGLRVLYISGEESVRQTKLRAERLDALSDELFVLCESNMDLIEEAIDNLNPNFLVIDSIQTVYQPEVTSAPGSVSQVRECTSRFMRVAKIRGIATVLVGHVTKEGAIAGPRMLEHMVDCVLYFEGERHHTYRILRAVKNRFGSTNEMGIFEMHEEGLTEVSNPSELFLSERAMGAAGSTVVASMEGTRPMLVELQALVAATHFPSPRRMGTGVDNNRLSLIIAVLEKRMGMFLQNQDAYLNVAGGVKLDEPAVDLAIAVSLASSFRDAPTKPDDVIFGEIGLTGEVRAVSRAEQRVKEAAKLGFKRVILPEKSLKGWKHPKDIQLIGVNTVAEALKAALD; this is translated from the coding sequence ATGGCAAAGGTGAAAACGAAGTTTTTCTGTACGGATTGTGGATATGAATCTCCCAAATGGTATGGCAAGTGTCCGGGATGCCAGGCCTGGAATACCATGGTGGAGGAGAAAGAGAGCACAGCGGTCAAAACACAGGGAATGAATTCTTCCTTGTTCCAGACCAAGCAAAAACCTCAGGCGATTACAGAGATCGAGGCAGGCAAGGAACCTCGTATCCAGACAGGGATTCAGGAGCTGAACCGCGTACTGGGTGGCGGCGTCGTACCTGGCTCGCTGGTACTGGTCGGTGGTGATCCGGGTATCGGTAAATCGACGTTGCTGCTGCAGACGTCGCATGCGCTGACACAGGCGGGACTGCGTGTATTGTATATTTCCGGAGAGGAATCTGTTCGGCAGACCAAACTGCGTGCAGAGCGTCTGGATGCGCTATCTGATGAGCTTTTTGTACTGTGTGAAAGCAATATGGATCTGATCGAGGAAGCAATTGACAATTTGAATCCCAATTTTTTGGTTATTGACTCTATACAGACGGTATATCAGCCGGAAGTAACCAGTGCACCGGGCAGTGTATCCCAGGTTCGCGAATGTACGTCACGATTTATGCGTGTCGCGAAAATTCGAGGCATCGCTACCGTGCTGGTCGGTCATGTAACCAAGGAAGGTGCAATCGCCGGTCCGCGGATGCTGGAGCATATGGTGGACTGCGTATTGTACTTTGAAGGGGAGCGCCATCATACGTACCGGATTCTGCGGGCAGTGAAGAACCGTTTTGGCTCGACAAACGAGATGGGGATTTTTGAAATGCATGAAGAAGGATTGACGGAAGTGTCCAATCCTTCGGAATTGTTCCTGTCCGAACGTGCTATGGGAGCAGCCGGTTCGACTGTTGTCGCCAGTATGGAGGGTACGCGTCCGATGCTGGTTGAACTGCAGGCGCTGGTAGCGGCCACACATTTTCCATCTCCGCGGCGAATGGGGACCGGTGTAGATAATAACCGTCTGTCTTTGATTATTGCCGTACTCGAAAAACGCATGGGCATGTTCCTGCAAAATCAGGATGCGTACCTGAATGTGGCAGGGGGCGTCAAACTGGATGAGCCGGCTGTCGATCTGGCAATCGCGGTCAGTCTGGCTTCCAGTTTCCGGGATGCACCTACCAAGCCGGATGATGTAATTTTTGGAGAAATCGGTCTGACCGGTGAGGTGCGCGCCGTGTCCAGAGCAGAGCAGCGGGTCAAGGAAGCGGCCAAGCTGGGATTCAAACGGGTCATTTTGCCAGAGAAAAGTCTCAAGGGGTGGAAGCATCCCAAGGATATTCAATTAATCGGTGTAAATACGGTAGCGGAAGCATTAAAGGCTGCGTTGGATTAG